One Purpureocillium takamizusanense chromosome 1, complete sequence genomic window carries:
- a CDS encoding Phosphoribosylaminoimidazole carboxylase (EggNog:ENOG503NWET~COG:F~BUSCO:EOG09261D4D), with translation MGKTPVIGLLGGGQLGRMLCEAAGPLGYDIAVLDEAGCPAKQINANDKHVTGSFKDAAKVRELASRCDVLTVEIEHVNTEVLEEIATKGVRTHSGELRKVPVHPSWRTLRLVQDKFAQKEHFHAAGVPIAPQMALGDGELLPQSLKEAYQKFGFPFMIKARKGSYDGRGNFKVNGPEDFEEVVKALGKLPLYAEKWVPFAMELAVMVIRTEDDAGNCTGVYSYPTVETVHEDDVCKTVLMPPRKVDGAVCAQAQNVAQEVIKSLWGRGVFAVEMFLLQDGTIMVNEVAPRPHNSGHYTIEAVPYLSQYKAQLHAIMDIVPGNMQLVPRCSQAIMLNILGGAAPESHDKLVRLTETEYIRGTDVYLHLYGKASKPGRKIGHITFTTPSADVDLEATIAPFVNEVDLMRKQRLSASSAQLRPTVAPEANRKTSSRDPTAPLVVVTMGSDSDLSVLTAGLDILEKFEVPYDCTITSAHRTPARMTELANAAAARGIKVLIAAAGGAAHLPGMLASETTVPVIGVPVKATHLDGNDSLLSIVQMPRGIPVATVGINNSTNAALLAVRMLGSHYPEYREKMAQYMESMKVEVEGKAAKLEEVGYQAYLADKAKK, from the exons ATGGGCAAGACGCCGGTCATTGGgctgcttggcggcggccagctcggtCGCATGCTGTGCGAGGCGGCTGGCCCCCTCGGCTACGACATCGCCgtcctggacgaggccggctGCCCCGCCAAGCAGATCAACGCCAACGACAAGCATGTCACGGGCTCCTTCAAGGACGCTGCCAAGGTCAGAGAGCTGGCGTCTCGATGCGACGTTCTCACTGTCGAGATCGAGCATGTCAACaccgaggtcctcgaggagaTTGCGACAAAGGGAGTCCGCACGCACTCGGGCGAGCTGCGCAAGGTGCCTGTTCACCCGTCATGGCGCACTCTGCGACTGGTGCAGGACAAGTTTGCCCAAAAGGAGCATTTTCACGCTGCCGGCGTGCCCATTGCGCCGCAAatggccctcggcgacggcgagctcctgcCGCAGTCGCTCAAGGAGGCCTATCAAAAATTCGGCTTCCCCTTCATGATCAAGGCGCGCAAGGGGTCCTACGACGGCCGGGGCAACTTCAAGGTCAACGGACCGGAGGACTTTGAGGAGGTGGTCAAGGCCCTGGGCAAGCTGCCCTTGTACGCCGAGAAGTGGGTGCCGTTTGCCATGGAGCTCGCCGTCATGGTGATCCGCACCGAGGATGACGCGGGCAACTGCACGGGCGTCTACTCCTATCCTACGGTTGAGACGGtgcacgaggacgacgttTGCAAGACTGTcctgatgccgccgcgcaaggTCGACGGTGCGGTCTGCGCCCAGGCCCAAAACGTGGCTCAGGAGGTCATCAAGAGCCTCTGGGGGCGCGGCGTCTTCGCGGTCGAAATGTTCCTGCTCCAGGACG GTACCATCATGGTCAACGAGGTGGCGCCTCGACCTCACAACTCGGGCCACTACACGATCGAGGCCGTGCCCTACCTGTCGCAGTACAAGGCGCAGCTCCACGCCATCATGGACATTGTGCCCGGCAACATGCAGCTCGTCCCTCGCTGCTCGCAGGCCATCATGCTCAAcatcctgggcggcgccgcgcccgagtCTCACGACAAGCTGGTGCGCCTGACGGAGACGGAGTATATCCGCGGCACGGACGTCTATCTGCACCTGTACGGCAAGGCGTCTAAGCCGGGCCGCAAAATTGGCCACATCACCTTTaccacgccctcggccgacgtcgacctgGAGGCGACAATCGCGCCGTTTGTCAATGAGGTGGACCTGATGCGGAAGCAGCGCTTGAGCGCGTCGTCAGCCCAGCTGCGcccgacggtggcgcccgAGGCCAACAGGAAGACGAGCTCGCGCGACCCCACCGCACcgcttgtcgtcgtcaccatggGCTCCGACTCGGACCTGTCGGTGCTGACCGCCGGCCTTGACATTTTGGAGAAGTTCGAGGTGCCGTACGACTGCACCATCACGTCGGCACACcggacgccggcgcggatgacggagctggccaacgcggcggcggcccggggcATCAAAGTGCTtatcgcggcggcgggcggggcggcgcacCTGCCGGGCATGCTCGCGTCGGAGACGACGGTGCCCGTCATCGGCGTGCCGGTCAAGGCGACGCACCTGGACGGCAACGACTCGCTGTTGAGCATCGTGCAGATGCCGCGGGGCATCCCCGTCGCGACGGTGGGCATCAATAACTCGACCAacgcggcgctcctcgcggTGCGCATGCTCGGTTCTCACTACCCCGAGTACCGCGAAAAGATGGCGCAGTACATGGAGAGCATgaaggtcgaggtcgagggcaaggcggccaagctggaAGAGGTGGGTTACCAGGCATACCTggcggacaaggccaagaaaTAG
- the OYE32_1 gene encoding 12-oxophytodienoate reductase (EggNog:ENOG503NUUE~COG:C) produces the protein MGRFDLRNKAQAGVPFYTPAQEPPPGTAAEPRASAATPTPTLYTPLRMRSVELPNRWVVSPMCQYSADPDGHLTDYHLVHLGQFALGGAALVVVEASAVEPRGRISPQDAGVWADSHVAPLRRVVDFVHSQGGKAAIQIAHAGRKASTLAPWIAGAAGRVLADEAHGGWPGDVVGPSAVPYSEDWAPPRELTVDEIRGLVKSFADAAARAVAAGFDVVEIHGAHGYLITSFLSPLSNQRTDDYGGSFENRTRFLREVVAAVRAVIPADMPLWVRISATEWMEWAGAPSWDLEQSLRLARLLPGWGVDVLDVSSGGNNPRQRIERSRTYQTDLARRIRTALRDEGSPLLVAAVGGIDDAAFARDVVQEGPEQSADLALAAKQFLRDPQFVLHAAHELGVPVKWPNQYHRAEPKEVQDAFKL, from the exons atgggcCGCTTCGACCTCCGCAAcaaggcccaggccggcgtgcCCTTCTACACGCCCGCACAAGAGCCCCCGCCGGGGACGGCCGCCGAAccccgcgcctcggccgccacgccgacgccgacgctctACACGCCGCTGCGCATGCGCTCCGTCGAGCTGCCCAACCGCTGGGTCGTCAGCCCCATGTGCCAGTACTCGGCCGACCCCGATGGCCACCTGACCGACTACCACCTCGTGCACCTGGGCCAGTTCGCCCTcgggggcgccgccctcgtcgtcgtcgaggcctcggccgtcgagccccgCGGCCGCATCTCCCCGCaggacgccggcgtctgGGCCGACTCGCACGTCGCGCCCCTacgccgcgtcgtcgacttcgtCCACagccagggcggcaaggccgccatccagATCGCCCACGCGGGCCGCAAGGCCAGCACCCTCGCGCCCTGgatcgccggcgccgcgggcagggtcctcgccgacgaggcccacGGCGGGTggcccggcgacgtcgtcggccccaGCGCCGTCCCGTACTCCGAGgactgggcgccgccgcgcgagctTACCGTCGACGAGATCCGCGGCCTGGTCAAGTCCTttgccgacgcggcggcgcgggccgtcgccgcgggtTTTGACGTTGTCGAGATTCACGGCGCCCACGGCTACCTCATCACGAGCTTCCTGTCTCCGCTGTCCAAC CAACGCACCGACGACtacggcggcagcttcgaGAACCGCACGCGCTTCCTGcgcgaggtcgtcgccgccgtccgcgccgtcatccCAGCCGACATGCCGCTGTGGGTGCGCATCTCGGCCACCGAGTGGATGgagtgggcgggcgccccTTCGTGGGACCTCGAGCAGagcctgcgcctcgcccgcctgctgccgggctggggcgtcgacgtcctcgacgtcagcagcggcggcaacaacccCAGGCAGCGCATCGAGCGCTCCCGCACCTACCAGACCGACCTGGCCCGGCGCATCCGCACCGCCCtccgcgacgagggcagccccctcctcgtcgccgccgtcggtggcatcgacgacgccgccttcgcccGGGACGTCGTTCAGGAGGGGCCCGAGCAGTCGGCCgacctggccctcgccgcgaAGCAGTTCCTGCGCGACCCCCAGTTCGTCCTGCATGCCGCGCACGAGCTAGGCGTGCCCGTCAAGTGGCCCAACCAGTACCACCGGGCCGAGCCCAAAGAGGTGCAAGACGCCTTCAAGTTGTAA
- the CCP1 gene encoding Cytochrome-c peroxidase (CAZy:AA2~COG:E~EggNog:ENOG503NW1F), whose protein sequence is MASATRHFARVATRTTARNAFAVAPRQAFRQQGRRWYSSEPAQKSSSTWLYLTGAAALGGLGYWYTTASGAPSAASTKVFTPTKDDYQKVYNEIANRLEEKDDYDDGSFGPVLLRLAWHASGTFDKETGTGGSNGATMRFAPESDHGANAGLIAARDFLEPVKAKYPWITYSDLWILGGVCAVQEMQGPIIPYRPGRSDRDVTACTPDGRLPDATQGSDHLRNIFYRMGFNDQEIVALSGAHALGRCHTDRSGFEGPWTFSPTVLTNDYYRLLVEEKWQWKKWNGPKQYEDKTTKTLMMLPTDMVLVQDKKFKPITEKYAKDNEAFFKDFSAVVTKLFELGVPFAQGSENQRWTMKPTWDESN, encoded by the exons ATGGCTTCGGCTACCCGCCACTTCGCCCGCGTGGCCACGCGCACCACGGCCCGCAacgccttcgccgtcgccccccgcCAGGCCTTCCgccagcagggccgccgctggtACTCTTCTGAGCCCGCCcagaagtcgtcgtcgacgtggctGTACCTGAcgggtgccgccgccctcggtggcctcggcTACTGGTACAccacggccagcggcgcgccgtcggccgcctcgaccaaGGTCTTCACCCCCACCAAGGACGACTACCAGAAGGTGTACAACGAGATCGCCAACCGCCTCGAGGAGAAGGACGACTATGACGATGGCAGCTTCGgccccgtgctgctgcgtctggCCTGGCACGCCTCGGGCACGTTCGACAAGGAGACGGGCActggcggcagcaacggcgccaCCATGCGCTTCGCCCCCGAATCTGACCACGGCGCCAACGCTGGTCTCATCGCTGCTCGTGACTTCCTCGAGCCCGTCAAGG ccaagTACCCTTGGATCACGTACTCGGACCTCTGGAtccttggcggcgtctgTGCCGTCCAGGAGATGCAGGGACCCATTATCCCGTACCGCCCCGGCCGCTCCGACCGTGATGTGACGGCCTGCACCCCCGATGGCCGCCTGCCCGACGCCACGCAGGGCAGCGACCACCTCCGCAACATCTTTTACCGCATGGGTTTCAACGACCAGGAGATCGTGGCTCTGTCCGGCGCTCACGCCCTGGGCCGCTGCCACACGGACCGCTCCGGCTTCGAGGGCCCGTGGACCTTCTCCCCGACCGTCCTGACCAACGACTACTACCGCCTACTCGTTGAGGAGAAGTGGCAGTGGAAGAAGTGGAACGGCCCCAAGCAG TACGAGGACAAGACCACCAAGAcgctgatgatgctgccCACCGACATGGTCCTGGTCCAGGACAAGAAGTTCAAGCCCATCACTGAAAAGTACGCCAAGGACAACGAGGCCTTCTTCAAGGACTTTtcggccgtcgtcaccaagcTGTTCGAGCTGGGTGTTCCGTTCGCCCAGGGCTCCGAGAACCAGCGCTGGACCATGAAGCCCACTTGGGACGAGTCCAACTAA
- a CDS encoding uncharacterized protein (EggNog:ENOG503NVY7~COG:A) has protein sequence MNDYVPAGGVDDEINALRGQLTVLENDPDSLELWDKQINSVEKLEGGLSRNSNPQALSLARDSFERLLHRSPLFFGYWKKYAEDEFVISGTESAEMVYERGIAANPHSVDLWAEYCRFKMDTCHNLDVVREHFERASHAVGIDFMSHPFWDKYIEFETRQEAHERVFALLVRICRIPLHQYSRYYEKLRGMTHNLPLADIATPADLSRIQAEVQAESAAHGITSRPELEVERDVRTKIDGMYYEVFTNTATEVNNRWTYESELGHQYFHTLPLQHTQLNGWRKYLDFEEAGGDYERIKFLYERCVNTCALYDEFWYRFARWMSTQPGKEEEVRHIYVQAAFLVPVSRPGIRLQWAYFEESNGRVDVARDIHAGILHKLPDCTEVIISWAHLERRQAGTDAAIQVLRDHIDAPTVNLFTKAMLVAEWAMLLWKAKGSAEQARGAFVKNAQWYGDSRLFWEKWFAFELEQPTETEGEETTGRRVKYVYDEFRRRSRLSEAVKRDLGKIYLDFLVHRGTKDAMKEFLEVDRAMFGSAAVAALSADDQNGEAAAELDDDNKKKAETRLFFFYDHEEQDSAATGPANFE, from the exons ATGAATGACTACGTccctgccggcggcgtcgatgacgagatCAACGCGCTTCGAGGACAGCTCACGGTACTG GAAAATGACCCGGACAGCCTCGAGCTCTGGGACAAGCAGATCAACTCTGTCGAGAAGCTCGAAGGCGGCTTGAGCCGCAATTCGAACCCGCAGgcgctctccctcgcccgcgatTCTTTTGAGCGCCTTCTTCATCGCTCTCCCCTCTTCTTTGGCTACTGGAAAAAGTACGCCGAGGATGAGTTTGTTATTTCTGGCACCGAGTCAGCCGAGATG GTCTACGAacgcggcatcgccgccaaccctCATTCCGTCGACCTCTGGGCCGAGTATTGCCGATTCAAGATGGACACGTGCCATAACCTCGACGTCGTGCGAGA GCACTTTGAGCGTGCCTCTCAcgccgtcggcatcgacTTTATGTCGCACCCCTTCTGGGACAAGTACATTGAGTTTGAGACGCGTCAGGAGGCTCATGAGCGCGTTTTTGCGCTTCTCGTGCGCATTTGCCGCATTCCGCTTCATCAGTACAGCCGCTACTACGAGAAGCTTCGTGGCATGACGCACAACTTACCTCTTGCCGACATTGCAACTCCAGCCGATCTTAGCCGCATTCAGGCCGAGGTGCAGGCAGAGTCTGCCGCTCATGGCATCACTTCGCGACCAGAGCTCGAGGTGGAGCGCGATGTTCGCACCAAGATTGATGGCATGTACTACGAGGTGTTCACTAATACTGCCACCGAGGTCAACAACCGCTGGACCTACGAGTCGGAGCTTGGACACCAGTACTTCCATACCCTTCCCCTCCAGCACACGCAGCTGAACGGCTGGCGCAAGTACCTCGATttcgaggaggccggcggtgACTACGAACGCATCAAGTTCCTGTACGAACGCTGCGTCAACACGTGCGCTCTGTACGACGAGTTCTGGTACCGCTTCGCTCGCTGGATGTCCACCCAGCCCGgcaaggaggaagaggtccGCCACATCTACGTGCAGGCTGCGTTCCTCGTGCCCGTTAGCCGCCCCGGCATCCGCCTGCAGTGGGCTTATTTCGAGGAGAGCAACGGCCGTGTTGACGTTGCGCGCGATATTCATGCCGGCATCCTCCACAAGCTCCCCGATTGCACCGAGGTGATTATTTCTTGGGCGCACCTCGAGCGACGACAGGCCGGCACCGATGCCGCCATTCAGGTGCTTCGCGACCACATCGATGCGCCGACCGTCAACTTGTTCACCAAGGCCATGCTCGTGGCTGAGTGGGCCATGCTTCTGTGGAAAGCTAAGGGCTCCGCTGagcaggcccgcggcgccttcGTTAAGAACGCACAGTGGTATGGCGACAGCCGTCTCTTTTGGGAGAAATGGTTTGCATTTGAGCTCGAGCAgccgacggagacggagggcGAAGAAACAACGGGCCGACGCGTCAAGTATGTGTATGACGAATTCCGGCGCAGGAGCCGCCTATCGGAGGCGGTCAAGAGAGACCTGGGCAAGATTTATCTGGACTTCTTGGTCCATCGTGGCACCAAGGACGCCATGAAGGAGTTTTTGGAGGTGGACCGCGCCATGTTTGG CTCGGCAGCTGTAGCCGCTTTGTCGGCCGATGACCAGaatggcgaggcggccgcagAGCTAGACGATGAtaacaagaagaaggccgagacacgtctcttcttcttctacGACCACGAGGAACAGGATtcggcggccacgggccCTGCCAACTTCGAGTAA
- a CDS encoding uncharacterized protein (MEROPS:MER0047718~EggNog:ENOG503NWUG~COG:O), translating to MLSDVGTSGTVRMHLNYKLFKGVSVQLHDAHKAKEQAANIASPASVKNVWPVEIHSLPKLSDQRFAGAATAKRDDTLFARDGSPTKDDLTTHVMTQVDKLHVKGITGKGVKIAIVDSGPDNDPMDCLGHGTHVSGIVGARPNPYNFMGGAPDATFGMYTLRPDSPYPPFSPNEVFDGSATLSLSETRVVLDPGHRKTISVSAQQPQGADPERLPVWSGYIAINGTDGTYVALNTDYYTPVPANTTFTLPAPGNVADGDVLPVLNIMLAFGSKEDAVRRRAADAVPVDGPLGGGFKTIGQPHAFPYLFNPRVTTTYFVRVGWAA from the exons ATGCTCTCGGACGTGGGCACATCCGGCACGGTTCGGATGCACCTGAACTACAAGCTGTTCAAGGGCGTCTCGGTGCAGCTTCACGATGCGCACAAGGCAAAGGAGCAGGCGGCCAATATTGCGTCCCCGGCCAGCGTCAAGAATGTCTGGCCAGTCGAGATCCACTCCCTGCCCAAGCTCTCTGACCAGCGCTTTGCTGGAGCTGCCACGGCGAAGCGCGACGACACTCTCTTTGCAAGGGATGGCAGTCCGACCAAGGATGATCTCACGACACACGTCATGACCCAGGTTGACAAGCTGCACGTCAAAGGCATTACGGGAAAGGGAGTCAAgatcgccatcgtcgacagcGGG CCCGACAATGATCCCATGGACTgtctcggccacggcacccATGTTTcgggcatcgtgggcgccAGGCCCAACCCGTATAACTTCATGGGGGGCGCGCCGGATGCCACCTTTGGTATGTACACGCTGCGGCCAGACAGCCCCTATCCGCCTTTCTCCCCCAACGAAGTCTTCGACGGGTCTGCCACCCTTAGCCTCTCGGAGACGCGGGTCGTCCTCGACCCAGGCCACCGCAAGACCATATCCGTgtcggcgcagcagccgcagggcGCCGACCCGGAGCGGCTCCCCGTCTGGTCGGGCTACATCGCCATCAACGGCACGGACGGGACCTACGTGGCCCTGAACACCGACTACTACACCCCCGTGCCGGCCAACACGACCTTcacgctgccggcgccgggcaacgtggccgacggcgacgtgctgCCCGTCCTTAACATAATGCTGGCCTTTGGCAGCAAAGAAGATGCGGTGCGACGTCGTGCCGCTGacgccgtgcccgtcgacggacccctcggcggcggcttcaaGACCATCGGCCAGCCGCACGCTTTCCCCTACCTGTTCAACCCGCGCGTCACCaccacgtacttcgtacgagtGGGATGGGCTGCTTGA